One Bacillus sp. 1780r2a1 DNA segment encodes these proteins:
- a CDS encoding GNAT family N-acetyltransferase, whose protein sequence is MIIRSYAKADADMLLNLFQQTIKTVNREHYSTEQLDIWSGQAGWINRLEHNVTLVATIQSYIVGFITMKDDGLIDLLYTHKNFQRQGIASALLKAVEARAYTLGLTALQTEASITAEPFFEAQGFRIVKKQQKKVQEIAFTNYYMTKSLI, encoded by the coding sequence ATGATTATTCGAAGTTATGCAAAAGCTGATGCAGATATGTTATTGAATTTGTTTCAACAAACCATTAAAACAGTTAATCGCGAGCATTATTCAACCGAACAGCTTGATATTTGGTCTGGTCAAGCAGGGTGGATAAACCGCTTAGAACATAACGTTACGCTTGTTGCCACTATTCAATCCTATATCGTTGGATTTATTACCATGAAAGATGATGGTTTGATTGATTTACTATATACACATAAAAATTTTCAACGCCAAGGCATTGCTTCTGCGCTGTTAAAAGCCGTAGAAGCAAGAGCCTATACGCTTGGCCTCACTGCTCTCCAAACAGAAGCTAGCATTACAGCAGAACCATTTTTTGAAGCACAAGGTTTTCGTATTGTTAAAAAGCAGCAAAAAAAAGTGCAAGAGATTGCGTTTACAAATTACTATATGACGAAATCACTCATATAA
- a CDS encoding sortase has translation MRKAIITAYILLFALLAIGGTLYVKEILAQAEEATGEGSLSKESKEDLKSKVTLQEEFTVMKSHKTDPSKLNQRFKGVTPTQVTIPAINVEASIERVGLLDSGEMAAPSTEDGVAWYELGAKPGAKGNAVLAGHVDSKSGPAIFYNLKNLKKGDKVQVTGERGTKLIFIVKKIQSYPRSEAPLNDIFGYSDGRSLNLITCTGTFDRAEGTHEERLVVYTELIEKQAKELESEPPTPTAPTNIQIAGNFISWHAVREGNVIGYRIYKKEQDGSFVHIGSVSEHERKTFEDENTKGARYYVTAVNEYGKESVPSTLAK, from the coding sequence ATGAGAAAAGCAATTATTACTGCATATATTCTTTTATTTGCATTATTAGCAATTGGTGGTACCCTTTATGTGAAAGAAATTCTTGCTCAAGCAGAAGAAGCAACAGGTGAAGGTTCTCTCAGTAAAGAAAGCAAAGAAGATCTAAAGAGTAAAGTGACGCTTCAAGAAGAGTTCACCGTCATGAAATCTCATAAGACAGATCCTTCAAAATTAAATCAACGGTTTAAAGGAGTTACTCCTACTCAAGTCACTATTCCTGCTATTAATGTGGAAGCCTCGATTGAACGGGTAGGATTACTAGATAGCGGAGAAATGGCAGCCCCATCAACTGAAGACGGTGTCGCGTGGTATGAACTAGGAGCAAAGCCAGGTGCTAAAGGGAATGCAGTACTAGCAGGACATGTTGACAGTAAAAGCGGTCCAGCCATTTTTTATAACTTAAAAAATCTCAAAAAAGGTGACAAAGTGCAAGTAACAGGTGAGCGAGGAACAAAGCTGATCTTCATTGTAAAAAAGATTCAAAGCTATCCGAGAAGCGAGGCACCTCTAAACGATATCTTTGGCTACAGTGATGGTCGAAGCCTCAATCTAATTACGTGTACGGGTACATTTGATCGTGCGGAAGGTACGCATGAAGAGCGGTTAGTTGTTTATACAGAGCTTATAGAAAAGCAAGCGAAAGAATTAGAATCAGAGCCGCCTACTCCTACTGCGCCTACTAATATACAAATAGCAGGTAACTTTATTTCTTGGCATGCGGTTCGTGAAGGAAATGTTATTGGGTATCGTATTTATAAAAAGGAACAAGATGGTTCATTTGTTCATATCGGTAGTGTTTCAGAGCATGAGAGAAAAACGTTTGAAGATGAAAATACAAAAGGAGCTCGTTATTATGTGACGGCTGTAAATGAGTATGGCAAAGAGTCTGTTCCTTCTACGTTAGCAAAATAG
- a CDS encoding copper amine oxidase, translating to MKISKKLIAPVLGASLLVPTMVSAAEPTQMQPTVETPAADLRSTLDQLLSEHFVLAVTAMTKAYDGAEDANEAFKALDENAADMTPAIASVYGDEGAKEFERIFREHNNYTDDLVKAAKEKDESARAEAEKEVQEFVDEFSAFLGTATEGKLPEETAKEAVRLHENQVLETFDDYVEGDYEGAYQSFREGFKHMYVISDALSNAIVTQMPEKFENSKSDTPAADLRSTLNSLASEHFALAAIGMQKGFDGAADYDFVNWAEDAHTADFKAAIASIYGDEGAAQFEKIWQGDHINAQAELASAKVKGDKEAEAAAQEKLKKFADEFGAFLGAATEENLPSGAAKDAVLAHEQTVIKAFEQYASGNYNGSYDTFREGYKLMFGVGQALGDAIVKQSPDQFAETKMPTDMPKTGLGGASESTTNPLTIVWTALGALAALTAAVVVRRKVQASK from the coding sequence ATGAAAATTAGCAAAAAATTAATAGCCCCGGTATTAGGTGCATCACTTCTTGTACCAACAATGGTAAGCGCAGCAGAACCAACACAAATGCAGCCGACAGTGGAGACTCCTGCAGCGGATTTACGTTCCACTCTTGATCAGCTACTGTCTGAACATTTCGTTTTAGCAGTAACTGCAATGACGAAAGCTTATGATGGTGCAGAAGATGCAAATGAAGCGTTTAAAGCACTAGATGAAAATGCGGCTGATATGACCCCAGCTATTGCATCTGTATATGGTGACGAAGGTGCGAAAGAATTTGAACGAATTTTCAGAGAACATAATAACTATACAGATGACCTTGTAAAAGCTGCGAAAGAAAAAGATGAAAGTGCCCGAGCAGAAGCTGAAAAAGAGGTACAGGAATTTGTTGATGAATTCTCAGCTTTCTTAGGAACAGCAACGGAAGGTAAACTTCCTGAAGAAACAGCGAAAGAAGCAGTAAGACTTCACGAAAATCAAGTTTTAGAAACATTTGACGATTATGTTGAAGGAGACTATGAAGGCGCTTACCAGTCTTTCCGTGAAGGATTTAAGCATATGTATGTCATTAGCGATGCTTTATCAAATGCAATCGTTACACAAATGCCTGAAAAGTTCGAGAACTCAAAATCAGATACGCCAGCAGCAGATTTACGTTCTACGTTAAACAGCTTAGCTTCAGAGCATTTTGCCCTAGCAGCAATTGGTATGCAAAAAGGATTTGACGGTGCAGCAGACTATGATTTTGTAAACTGGGCTGAAGACGCACATACTGCGGACTTCAAAGCAGCTATTGCATCTATTTATGGAGATGAAGGAGCTGCACAGTTTGAAAAGATTTGGCAAGGAGACCACATTAACGCACAAGCAGAGCTTGCTAGTGCAAAAGTGAAAGGTGATAAAGAAGCAGAAGCAGCAGCTCAAGAAAAATTGAAAAAATTTGCTGATGAATTTGGAGCGTTTTTAGGAGCTGCAACTGAAGAAAACCTACCATCTGGCGCAGCGAAAGATGCTGTATTAGCACATGAGCAAACGGTGATTAAAGCGTTTGAACAATATGCTTCAGGTAACTATAACGGAAGTTATGATACATTTCGTGAAGGGTATAAGCTAATGTTTGGTGTTGGTCAAGCGCTTGGTGATGCAATCGTTAAGCAATCACCAGACCAATTTGCAGAGACAAAAATGCCAACAGATATGCCGAAAACTGGTTTGGGTGGAGCTTCTGAATCTACAACCAATCCATTAACAATCGTATGGACAGCACTAGGAGCTTTAGCAGCATTAACAGCAGCTGTAGTTGTTCGTCGAAAAGTGCAAGCAAGTAAATAA
- a CDS encoding YflJ family protein, producing the protein MAHLYSKGWFIKELKAVNVTKIEGRKLEIFKTYILRNLYLELVEDGTIKPPLPSE; encoded by the coding sequence ATGGCTCATCTTTATTCTAAAGGCTGGTTTATTAAAGAGCTAAAAGCTGTAAACGTTACAAAGATTGAAGGAAGAAAGCTTGAAATTTTTAAAACATACATCCTTCGTAATCTCTATCTTGAGCTCGTAGAAGATGGCACAATTAAACCTCCTTTACCATCTGAATAA
- a CDS encoding alpha/beta fold hydrolase: MKPVIKQTQVSNSRRRKMIWIGSFSLILLVIVLCTAISIYVGLSLTKKERQPVTENPSTYGLTYHDEVFTSRDGETELKGWMMEPQSSPKATIIMSHGYGGNRHDVNGGFLPLSKSLIEAGYRVVTFDFRNAGESEGDQTTIGVKEQLDLLGVIDQVKEETDEPIVLYGISMGAATSLLAAGQEEAVQAVIADSPFSDLKTYLQDNLSVWSKLPDFPFTPLTLATVPYIADLNPDDASPIQAVEDIYPRPILFIHSNGDTSIPYTESQKMVKTHPDEFKLWVPKDVPHVKGYSEYPNEYVKRVTEFLDQSLSMQ, from the coding sequence TTGAAACCCGTTATTAAACAAACTCAGGTTTCGAACAGCCGAAGAAGAAAAATGATATGGATTGGAAGCTTTTCGTTAATTTTGCTAGTGATTGTACTGTGTACAGCGATTTCAATTTATGTAGGGCTTAGCTTGACTAAAAAAGAGCGACAACCTGTAACAGAAAATCCAAGTACATATGGTTTAACATATCATGATGAGGTATTTACAAGCAGAGACGGAGAAACAGAGCTTAAAGGATGGATGATGGAGCCACAAAGCTCTCCGAAAGCTACTATTATTATGTCGCATGGCTACGGAGGAAATCGTCATGATGTAAATGGAGGCTTTCTTCCTTTAAGTAAAAGTTTAATAGAAGCTGGATACCGAGTGGTGACTTTTGATTTTCGAAATGCTGGAGAATCGGAAGGAGACCAAACAACAATTGGCGTAAAAGAGCAGTTGGATTTGCTTGGAGTTATTGATCAAGTGAAAGAAGAAACAGATGAACCCATTGTTTTATATGGAATTTCAATGGGAGCAGCAACATCACTACTAGCGGCTGGTCAAGAAGAAGCTGTTCAAGCAGTCATTGCTGATAGTCCGTTTAGTGATTTGAAAACCTATCTTCAAGATAATCTATCAGTATGGTCAAAACTTCCAGACTTTCCATTTACGCCGCTTACGCTCGCAACGGTTCCGTATATTGCTGATTTAAATCCTGACGATGCAAGCCCAATACAAGCAGTTGAAGATATTTATCCTCGTCCTATTTTATTTATCCACAGTAACGGAGATACATCTATTCCGTACACAGAAAGTCAAAAGATGGTCAAAACACATCCGGATGAATTTAAACTTTGGGTGCCTAAAGATGTGCCTCATGTAAAAGGGTATAGTGAGTATCCAAATGAATATGTAAAGCGGGTAACGGAGTTTCTAGATCAATCTTTATCTATGCAATAA
- a CDS encoding GrpB family protein, with protein sequence MREMKVVPYKREWKDQYEVEKQLIEEVFQDEIVDIHHIGSTSVPGLAAKPVIDILIEVKNIAFIHTYNDEMIKRGYECKGENGIEGRRYFQKGGEDRTHHVHMYEQGHSEVGRHLRFRDYLIKHPDEAQEYACLKQELAKKYQYSPAEYVEGKTSFIQMINQKALRK encoded by the coding sequence ATGAGAGAAATGAAAGTAGTACCTTACAAGCGAGAATGGAAGGATCAATATGAAGTAGAAAAGCAGTTAATAGAAGAAGTTTTCCAAGATGAAATTGTGGATATTCATCATATCGGCAGCACGTCCGTACCTGGATTAGCAGCAAAGCCAGTCATCGATATTTTGATAGAAGTCAAAAATATTGCGTTTATTCATACATATAATGATGAAATGATAAAAAGAGGCTACGAGTGTAAGGGAGAAAACGGCATAGAAGGAAGAAGGTATTTTCAAAAAGGAGGAGAAGATAGAACTCATCATGTTCACATGTATGAACAAGGCCATTCCGAAGTGGGTAGACATTTGAGATTTAGAGATTACCTAATTAAACACCCAGATGAGGCACAGGAGTACGCATGTTTAAAACAAGAGCTAGCTAAAAAGTATCAATACAGTCCAGCAGAATATGTAGAAGGAAAAACTTCTTTTATACAAATGATTAATCAGAAAGCGCTTAGAAAGTAA